The DNA window GCGCCGCATTGGCAAGGGCCTGAGGCGAAGCGTGCATGAAACCATTCAGCTTGCCGAAGGCGCTGGCCATTTCCTTGGGTTTCGGCACCGGCTGAACATCGAGCGCCTTCCTGGGTAGCGACTCCGACTTCAGCTGCGCCGTCTTGGCAGACTTTGAACTCTTCCTGGTCGCCGACGCCGTTTGGGATGATATCGACGACTTGGAGGATTTGGAGGACTTGCCGTGCGACGATGCGGACTTGCCGTGCGACGACGATGAGCTCGAATGACTGCCGCCGCCCCCGTGGCCTCCACCTCCACCGTGGCTTCCACCACCACCTCCTCCGCCGCCGCCACCGCCGCCACCTTTTCCGGCATAAGCCGGCGTCGTGGAAACCATTGCGGCAACAAGGGTTGCGCAGATGATGGTCTTGAGGCTTGCAGAGGCCAATTGAATTCTCCCAAGTTCAGCCAATTCGACTGATGACCGGCCAGTTGATTGGCAATTGTAAAATCTGCTCTAGCTTCGTCAATCGGCGCACCGTGACGTATTTAACTGCAAGTAAAATACAACTGAATATTTCAAATTTATTGAACCAGATGCCTGCGTTCATCTGAAAAAATGTCCGATGAACAGATCAACATGCTCGCAAACGTTGAATCGAGAGCCGCAAAATCGATCCCGAAGTGACTGGGGCGGGAGATATCCGCCTCGCGCCGAACGAACCGCACCATGCGAGAGGCAAGCCTTGGATGCCTGCCGACCGCGCAACGGTGCACCGATGGCGGGGAGCAGGGACGCTGCGGAACGGGACGTCGAGCGCCATCCGCAAGGCTGAGTGCGACACGGACGGGGCATGCGGCCCCTCGGTTCGGTCCGGAACCCGGCGCTTCAGCCACGGCGGCCGCGATGGACTGGCAGGTGTTTTTGCCATAGCCTTCGGACCGTGCCCCAAAGGACGCATGTCCTTGGTTCATGGGATAGATCCGATGATGAAATTTGTTCTTGGCCTTGTTTTTTCGTGTCTTGCCTGCGGCGCCGGTCCAGCATTCGCAGGCTGCAACGACGCACCGCGGCCGGGCGTTGACTGGGCCGGCTGCGCCAAGAAGGTCATCATCATGCGGGGCGCCGATCTGAGCGGCGCGCAACTGTCCAGGGCCAATCTGACCAGTACGGATTTGCGCGAATCGAACCTCGATGGCGCATCGCTCGATCGGGCGAACCTGACGTATACGGCGTTCGGCGGCGCCAAACTCGTCGGGGCATCGATGTTCAAGGCGTTTGGATATGGGGCCGACCTGAGCGGTGCGGACCTGACCTCGGCAAAGCTCGGCTATGTGGAACTCTACCGCGCCGATTTTTCCGAAGCGACCCTCTCAGGGGTCGATCTGAAAGGCGGCAGCTTGCCGCGAGTGAATTTTGCGGACGCCAGACTGCAGGGGGCTGATCTTTCCAAGTCGGACATCATTCGCGGCAATTTCGACGGGGCCGACCTGACCGATTCGAGCTTTGCCAACGCCATCATTGCCCGCGCCTCGTTCAAGGGTGCGGCCCTCGGCGACTCCGACTGGACCGATGCCTATCTTTACAAGACCGAGATTGCCGGCACGGACCTGAGCGGCGTCAAGGGGCTTGAGGAACTCCAGCTCCAGGATGCATGCGGCGATGAAACGACCATACTGCCCCCGGGGATCAGCACGCCGGACAGTTGGCCATGCGTCGATGATTGACACGACGCGCGGGCGACGATGCGAACGTCGGCCATCAATGTGACGGCAACGCCTTGCGACCCGCAAGGCCACGCTCTTCAGGAGCGGGAAACTGATTTCATTGAAAAAAGAGTGGCTGGGGAACCTGGATTCGAACCAGGACTAACGGAGTCAGAGTCCGCTGGTCTACCGTTAACCTATTCCCCAATGCCGGGATCGACTTCGCCTCAGCGAAGGGTCGTGACGCTCGGCGTCCGGTGGCGCTTCGGTAACGGAATCGCCCCAGCCTGTCAACCGCCGAGATGTCTTTGTCAGGCGCATTGCAGGCATGAACAGGGCAGGGGCCGGATTGGTGGCGCCTTGTTCCGCCCTCGCGGCGTTCTGCCAAACCCCAGACTTATGTATGGGAAAACAAATAGTTACCATGTATTCTCCTGCCGCCAGCAGGGTGCCGGCGGCAGGGCGAGATAGTCGGGCCGCGGGGCGGCCGCCATACGCGCGCCGTCAGCGACAGGACGAAAAAACGTAGTCGGCTATGCGCGAATAGAGAAATTCGGTGTTGGTCGGCGCGCGCGGCGTCTTGTTCAGATAGTCGCCGTAGAAGGAGGGCACATAGTTCGGCCCGCCGCCGATCGCGTCCAGTGCTTCGGATTCCTCCAGCGTGCGGTCGAGCAGTTCCTTGTCGGGCAGCCTGAGCTTCACGGCCGACGACGTGCTCTGGAGGAAATCGAGCGCTGCGTCCCGTTCGACGCCGGTGACTTCCAGAATGCCGGCAAGCCGCCACTGGCGACGCTCGCCATCGTAGTGCGGTTGCGGCGCGTTCGGAATGCCCTGCGCCAATGCGCCCAGCAATGCCTCGACGTTCTGCGGGCGCTCGCCGGGCGCGGCCTTGGCGATTTTCGTCAGGTAGAGCCCGACATGCCTTGGCGAAATCACGGTCATCTCAACAGCAGCCATTATCTTCTCCTCCTGTCTGCAAATTTTCAAAATGTCACTTCAGAAATTCGATCAGTTGCTCCATGGAGCCGGGCAGGGCGCCCGGGCCGAAAACCGCGTCCAGCGACGACGGCAACATCGGGGAGCCTTCGATGTCGATCCGATGTTCCTTGAGGCTGGCGAAGATTTTCTCCGCCACGACGACCGAGGCGAGGAAGCCGAGGTGGCGCCCCTCTCCACCGCCTGCATCGACCGGAGCGCCGGCCTCATGCAGCGTGAAGAAGAAGAGCGGCGGATCGATCGCCACCCGTTCCGCGTCGTCATCGGTCATGCCAGACGCAGTGAGCCAGGCTTTCGCAAAGCTCTTGCGGCGGCCCGAATCGAAGGCCAGCCACCCGTCGGCCTCGGCAGGCTTCAGGGCCGCAATCCGCCCGGCGAGCGCCTCGACCTTGAGAACGCCGATGTCGAGCCCGCGGGCGAGATCGCGCAGCACCAGGTCGGACGTCCAGTCGCCGTAGTCCTTCGGGATCGCGACGGCCGGATCCTCGACCAGATTGCCGGCGATGCTTGGCGTCAGCGGCAGGGCCTTCTGCGCGTGAG is part of the Hartmannibacter diazotrophicus genome and encodes:
- a CDS encoding pentapeptide repeat-containing protein — protein: MSLVHGIDPMMKFVLGLVFSCLACGAGPAFAGCNDAPRPGVDWAGCAKKVIIMRGADLSGAQLSRANLTSTDLRESNLDGASLDRANLTYTAFGGAKLVGASMFKAFGYGADLSGADLTSAKLGYVELYRADFSEATLSGVDLKGGSLPRVNFADARLQGADLSKSDIIRGNFDGADLTDSSFANAIIARASFKGAALGDSDWTDAYLYKTEIAGTDLSGVKGLEELQLQDACGDETTILPPGISTPDSWPCVDD